In Mastacembelus armatus chromosome 5, fMasArm1.2, whole genome shotgun sequence, a single genomic region encodes these proteins:
- the pxmp4 gene encoding peroxisomal membrane protein 4: MAGSDLVKTLVYTANNLLRQEKYKAALAVVKGFRNGAVYGAKIRAPHALVMTFLFRGGSLKDKLRVILKATYTHSRNLACFVFTYKGLQTLQQKIQRKSLQSHSFLAACVGGWLVFGDNNNINSQINMYLLSRILFALCRLAVEKGFIPQPKHDPFPLFATLVWGIVLWLFEYYPHTLQPSLQSSMNYLYHDSNVWHDISDFLLYNKPRTAAQK, translated from the exons ATGGCAGGCTCAGATCTGGTAAAAACTCTTGTGTATACGGCCAACAATCTGCTGCGGCAGGAAAAATACAAAGCGGCGTTGGCGGTTGTGAAAGGATTCAGAAACGGCGCCGT ATATGGGGCCAAAATCAGAGCTCCACATGCCCTGGTAATGACATTTCTGTTTAGGGGTGGCAG TTTGAAGGACAAGCTCAGGGTCATTTTAAAGGCCACTTACACCCACTCCCGCAACCTGGCCTGCTTTGTGTTCACATACAAAGGGCTGCAGACCTTGCAGCAGAAGATCCAAAGAAAGAGTTTACAGTCTCATTCCTTTCTGGCTGCCTGTGTTGGAGGATGGTTAGTGTTCGGGGataacaacaacatcaacagcCAG aTCAATATGTACTTGTTGTCCAGGATCCTGTTCGCCTTGTGTCGGCTGGCTGTGGAGAAAGGGTTTATTCCTCAACCTAAACACGACCCTTTCCCACTCTTTGCCACCCTGGTGTGGGGCATCGTATTGTGGTTGTTCGAGTATTACCCTCACACCCTCCAGCCGTCACTGCAGTCCTCCATGAACTACCTCTACCATGACAGCAACGTGTGGCATGATATTTCGGACTTCCTTCTTTATAATAAGCCAAGGACTGCTGCCCAGAAATGA